In [Leptolyngbya] sp. PCC 7376, a genomic segment contains:
- a CDS encoding sensor histidine kinase, whose protein sequence is MEGLASQIGEEFFRVCVHYLAELLQVQYAFIAKFIDGEEPKAQVLAFWAGEDFGPNFDYVLSGTPCGIAIEKGLQIYDSGIQEKFPEDEDLVTMGAESYLGIAICNSHGKILGHIAALHTQPLTRSYEEQEAILKIFAARSAAEIERQNTEQKLKQQNQRLEETLMELKQTQAQLIQAEKMSSLGHMIAGISHEINNPISFICGNLEHANQYYDDLLKIIQLYQQEYPQPSTVIQEELESLDFDFIQIDIKKLLQSMQIGSQRISKIVESCRNFSRLNEATFKVVDIHEGLESALMIVQSRIHSSDQNFEINIVKSYGELPRIFCSPGQLNQVFLNLLNNAIDALEEAHQKRNQEGVLEPHHTLQIQTTLTLENQVVISIADNGIGIPNEIQDKIFDPFFTTKPTGKGRGLGLSVSYQIITDIHGGTLNCYSSVGGRTEFVVTLPIRLNADNTAKI, encoded by the coding sequence GTGGAAGGACTTGCCTCTCAAATTGGGGAGGAATTCTTCCGTGTTTGTGTCCATTACTTAGCAGAACTTCTTCAAGTTCAATATGCATTTATTGCTAAATTTATTGATGGTGAAGAGCCAAAAGCTCAAGTGTTAGCTTTTTGGGCAGGAGAGGATTTCGGACCGAATTTCGACTATGTCCTGTCAGGAACTCCTTGTGGTATCGCCATTGAGAAAGGACTGCAAATTTACGATAGTGGGATTCAGGAAAAATTCCCAGAAGATGAAGACTTAGTAACAATGGGAGCAGAAAGTTACCTAGGAATCGCTATTTGTAACAGTCACGGGAAAATACTTGGTCATATTGCAGCTTTGCATACTCAACCTTTGACTCGCAGCTATGAGGAACAGGAAGCTATTCTGAAAATTTTTGCTGCTCGTTCAGCTGCCGAGATAGAACGGCAGAATACTGAGCAAAAGCTTAAACAGCAGAATCAGCGATTAGAAGAAACACTCATGGAGTTAAAGCAGACTCAAGCCCAACTGATTCAAGCTGAAAAAATGTCGAGCTTAGGGCATATGATTGCTGGCATTTCCCATGAAATTAATAATCCTATTAGCTTTATTTGTGGGAATCTAGAACATGCCAATCAATATTATGATGACTTACTAAAAATCATTCAATTATATCAACAAGAATATCCTCAACCGAGTACCGTTATTCAAGAGGAACTTGAATCGCTAGATTTTGATTTTATCCAGATAGATATAAAAAAATTACTCCAGTCTATGCAGATTGGTTCTCAGCGAATTAGTAAGATTGTTGAATCTTGTCGCAATTTCTCACGCCTAAATGAAGCCACTTTTAAGGTTGTGGATATTCATGAAGGTTTAGAGTCTGCATTGATGATTGTGCAAAGCCGTATCCACTCTAGTGACCAAAATTTTGAGATCAATATCGTCAAAAGTTATGGAGAATTGCCTCGTATTTTTTGTTCTCCTGGACAACTTAACCAAGTCTTTTTAAATCTTCTTAATAATGCAATTGATGCTTTAGAGGAGGCACACCAAAAGCGAAATCAAGAGGGAGTTCTTGAACCGCATCATACACTTCAAATTCAGACTACTCTCACTTTAGAAAACCAGGTTGTTATTTCAATAGCAGATAATGGCATAGGAATTCCCAACGAGATTCAAGATAAAATTTTTGATCCTTTTTTCACAACTAAACCTACAGGGAAAGGTCGCGGATTAGGGTTGTCTGTGAGCTATCAGATTATTACTGATATACATGGTGGTACATTGAATTGTTATTCTTCTGTTGGAGGGAGGACAGAATTTGTGGTGACCCTACCCATACGATTGAATGCTGACAATACTGCAAAAATCTAA